The Coffea arabica cultivar ET-39 chromosome 4e, Coffea Arabica ET-39 HiFi, whole genome shotgun sequence genome includes a window with the following:
- the LOC113741589 gene encoding uncharacterized protein, which yields MAAKVAISSALVTKFAPSHKLLSPSSQPNAFSSSKRRQNSVQISAKLGGEEGEVKQGGKKKFITKEEEPTEYWQTAGEREGENPMKTPLPYIIIFGMSTPFVILAIAFANGWIKVPAR from the exons ATGGCAGCCAAGGTGGCAATTTCTTCTGCTCTAGTCACAAAATTTGCACCATCCCACAAGCTCCTGTCTCCATCTTCTCAACCTAATGCTTTCAGCTCATCAAAGAGAAGGCAAAATTCTGTCCAAATATCTGCAAAATTGG GAGGAGAGGAGGGAGAAGTCAAGCAGGGAGGGAAGAAGAAATTCATCACTAAAGAAGAAGAACCAACAGA GTATTGGCAGACAGCAGGGGAAAGGGAAGGGGAGAATCCCATGAAGACGCCTCTACCTTACATTATCATATTTGGTATGTCGACACCCTTTGTAATCCTGGCCATTGCTTTTGCTAATGGTTGGATAAAGGTCCCAGCTCGATGA